In the Archocentrus centrarchus isolate MPI-CPG fArcCen1 chromosome 19, fArcCen1, whole genome shotgun sequence genome, ATTACGACCAGATTAATGTGGCAGCAGGTAAGATGATTTTGCACGCCGAAGAAATTCGTGTGTAGTAAAACGTTGACATACGAATTTCATCatcaagaaaatattttttcccaTCAAATGGCTGCAGGAAAGAGTAACAaggcaacatttttaaaaactattttggATGTTATACTAAAAAGTAATGTTAGTGTCACTGTTTCGGTTATGTTATAAGATGATAGGAGCACAGTCCGTGCGTAATGGAGCAGAAATGCACCTGCTTTCTCTCACTTGAAGCCCACTTTCCTGTCTAGTGTGAAGAGGTTAATGAATCATGCTTTCTGATTTGTTTCCCCCCGCAGAGGGCTTGATGGGCGCAGACGTGAGTGGAGAGAAACGCTCCCTAGACCTCTCGTCATATTCCAGCAGCTTCTCTCAGCCCGCAACCCATCGCAACCAGACCTTCACCTACATGGGAAAGTTCTCCATCGACTCCCAGTATCCAGGTAACTGGAACCCCGAGGGAGTGATCAACATCGTCTCGGGGATCTTCAACGTGGCccaaccacctcctcctcctcctccctgctcttCAGCTTCCTCCTCCCCGGCTTCTTCAGGATCTCCCAATCACTTCTCCAGCGGTAATTTGAGTTGCACCATGGCGGCTCAGAGCCAGGCAGAGATAGAGCACCACCACCACTTGTACTCACCCCCGCCTCCTTACTCCACCTCCGGCTGCGGGGAGGTATACCAGGACCCCTCTGCGTTTTTGTCCACCTCTACCTGCCCTATCGCCTCTTATCCTCCACCCTCCTACTCGTCACCTAAGCAGCCCGGAAGTTCAGACGCACCGGGGCTTTTCCCCATCATCCCTGACTATTCTGGCTTCTTTCAGCCGGCTTGCCAGCGGGACATGCACACGGCCGGTATTCAGGATAGGAAACCATTTGGTTCTTGTCCTCTTGATACATTCCGCGTCCCTCCACCTCTGACCCCGCTGAACACTATCAGGAACTTTACTCTGGGGGCTCCGGGGAGTGGTGGCTCCGAGGGAGGGGCGCCGCGGCTCCCCTCTGCCTACAGCCCACAGAACTTGCCTCTGCGACCAATCCTGCGGCCCAGAAAGTACCCGAACAGACCCAGCAAGACCCCTATCCACGAGCGGCCGTACCCCTGTCCGGCGGAGGGCTGCGACCGGCGGTTCTCGCGCTCGGATGAACTGACCAGACACATCCGTATACACACTGGACACAAGCCCTTCCAGTGTCGGATCTGCATGCGCAACTTCAGCCGCAGCGACCACCTCACCACTCATATTCGCACGCACACGGGAGAGAAGCCATTCGCCTGCGACTTCTGTGGCCGCAAGTTTGCTCGGAGTGACGAGAGGAAGAGACACACTAAAATTCACCTGAGGCAAAAAGAGAGGAAGTCCTCCactgtctcctcttcctcctcttcctcatccagCAATTCCGGGCTTGAGCGGTCAACAGGCGGCATCAGCGCAGCCAACGGGATCTGTTCATAGGTTTCCCTGGAAAGCTTTGCTGTCACCAAGGCAATGTGACACACACTAAAACTTAAAAACGAAAGGTACCATCAGATAACAATTCTTTAACTAGTGTGAACTGTAgcccaagcatcagaatgggaataCACAAGAACTTTTGTGCAGACGTGCGCAGTTACGCACATTCTCCCATTCCTGCCGCAGAACTGACTGAAAGACTGACACGAATGCACTTTGATTGCACAGTCTATtgaacatacaaataaaaatatccaaTAATTCATACAAAATTAAGAGATAATCTGTAATGTGAAGGGGActtcacaaaataaaatctaGCCAACACTTAACTGAGCGCGCAGCTTTTCCGCGTAAATGTGAAATAACTGCAATAAcgtttcaaataaataaaacaattttaagtTATTAAATTGACAGTGAATTCATCTTAACATGTTTGTGGAAGAGTGAATTTTCCCTTTAGTGCCTTGCTGTGTGTCTTTTTGTACACATACTGATTCAAGGACACTTCTATTGAAATGTATATTTGTCCTTTCATTTGTAAAGTAGGAAGACATTCTATTTTTGTATGCATTTTGTCTCGTGTAACTCCATTTGTTCAGCAGTTGTGGTTAATGTTTAAACCATGTTGGAGTGTAAATATGTTGAACTCATACCgacttgacttttttgtttgtttttgttttgtgatgtgTGTTTTGAAACTTATTAAACGCATCAGA is a window encoding:
- the egr2b gene encoding early growth response protein 2b, coding for MTAKTLEKVPGNLGGFAYPESVYSMDDIATSLPTSVAIFPNNDLGAHYDQINVAAEGLMGADVSGEKRSLDLSSYSSSFSQPATHRNQTFTYMGKFSIDSQYPGNWNPEGVINIVSGIFNVAQPPPPPPPCSSASSSPASSGSPNHFSSGNLSCTMAAQSQAEIEHHHHLYSPPPPYSTSGCGEVYQDPSAFLSTSTCPIASYPPPSYSSPKQPGSSDAPGLFPIIPDYSGFFQPACQRDMHTAGIQDRKPFGSCPLDTFRVPPPLTPLNTIRNFTLGAPGSGGSEGGAPRLPSAYSPQNLPLRPILRPRKYPNRPSKTPIHERPYPCPAEGCDRRFSRSDELTRHIRIHTGHKPFQCRICMRNFSRSDHLTTHIRTHTGEKPFACDFCGRKFARSDERKRHTKIHLRQKERKSSTVSSSSSSSSSNSGLERSTGGISAANGICS